From Bos taurus isolate L1 Dominette 01449 registration number 42190680 breed Hereford chromosome 29, ARS-UCD2.0, whole genome shotgun sequence, a single genomic window includes:
- the TMEM262 gene encoding cation channel sperm-associated auxiliary subunit TMEM262 isoform X2: MMRWRDRVAVLFFPQGMILTMAALMLFFIHLAVFASDVHNFWVTYRYDRMSFRYTVVLMFSQVISICWAAMGSLYAEMTYDNAQRGHVLQPPVPGVSRHPVPGREPLKPGTRAEKGEGKGCFGCFNKVYHLFPPVGSFWLAGRMGRGGKLQTQEEQVKCLIRRDPRPSLQPLWWT; the protein is encoded by the exons ATGATGCGCTGGCGGGACCGTGTGGCTGTGCTCTTCTTCCCACAAGGCATGATTCTCACCATGGCCGCGCTGATGCTCTTCTTCATACACCTGGCTGTCTTTGCCAGCGACGTGCACAACTTCTGGGTCACCTACCGCTACGACCGCATGAGCTTCCGCTACACCGTCGTCCTGATG TTCTCCCAGGTGATCAGCATCTGCTGGGCCGCCATGGGGTCACTCTACGCGGAGATGACATATGACAA TGCTCAACGGGGCCATGTTCTTCAACCGCCTGTCCCTGGAGTTTCTCGCCATCCAGTACCGGGAAGAGAGCCACTGAAGCCTGGGACCCGGGCTGAGAAGGGGGAAGGAAAAGGCTGCTTCGGGTGTTTTAATAAAGTCTATCATTTATTTCCACCTGTTGGCTCCTTTTGGTTGGCGGGAAGAATGGGGAGGGGGGGGAAGCTGCAGACCCAGGAGGAGCAGGTCAAATGCTTGATCCGCAGGGACCCCAGGCCTAGCCTGCAACCACTCTGGTGGACTTGA
- the VPS51 gene encoding vacuolar protein sorting-associated protein 51 homolog (The RefSeq protein has 3 substitutions compared to this genomic sequence) produces the protein MAAAAAAPGPGSGPGDSPEGPEAEGPERRRKAHGMLKLYYGLSEGEAAGRPSGPDPLDPTDLNGAHFDPEVYLDKLRRECPLAQLMDSETDMVRQIRALDSDMQTLVYENYNKFISATDTIRKMKNDFRKMEDEMDRLATNMAVITDFSARISATLQDPHERITKLAGVHALLRKLQILFELPSRLTKCVELGAYGQAVRYQGRARAVLQQYQHLPSFRAIQDDCQVITARLAQQLRQRFREGGSGAPEQAECVELLLALGEPAEELCEEFLAHARGRLEEELRSLEAELGPSPLAPDVLEFTDHGGSGFVGGLCQVAAAYQELFAAQGPAGAEKLAAFARELGSRYFALVERRLAQEQGSGDNSLLVRALDRFHRRLRAPGALLAAAGLAEAATEIVERVARERLGHHLQGLQAAFLGSLTDVRQALAAPRIAGKEGPGLAELLANVASSILSHIKASLASVHLFTAKEVSFSNKPYFRGEFCSQGVRESLIVGFIRSMCQTAQSFCDSPGEKGGATPPALLLLLSRLCLDYETATISYILTLTDEQFLVQDQSPVTPVSTLCAEARETARRLLTHYVKVQGLVISQMLRKSVETRDWLSTLEPRNVRAVMKRVVEDTTAIDVQVGLLYEEGVRKAQSSDSSKRTFSVYSSSRQQGRYAPSYTPSAPMDTNLLSNIQKLFSERIDVFSPVEFNKVSVLTGIIKISLKTLLECVRLRTFGRFGLQQVQVDCHFLQLYLWRFVADEELVHLLLDEVVASAALRCPDPVPMEPSVVEVICERG, from the exons ATGGCGGCggcagctgctgctcctggccCAGGGTCTGGACCTGGGGACTCCCCAGAAGGACCCGAGGCTGAGGGTCCAGAGCGTCGGCGGAAGGCGCACGGAATGCTGAAGCTTTACTACGGCCTCTCAGAGGGGGAGGCGGCGGGACGCCCCTCGGGGCCGGACCCCTTGGACCCTACAGATCTCAATGGGGCGCACTTCGACCCGGAAGTATACCTGGATAAG CTGCGTAGAGAGTGCCCACTGGCCCAGCTGATGGACAGTGAGACGGACATGGTGCGGCAGATCCGGGCTCTAGACAGCGACATGCAGACCCTGGTCTATGAGAACTACAACAAGTTCATCTCAGCGACAG ACACCATCCGGAAGATGAAGAACGACTTCCGGAAGATGGAGGACGAGATGGACCGGTTGGCCACCAACATGGCGGTGATCACGGACTTCAGCGCGCGCATCAGCGCCACGCTGCAGGACCGCCACGAGCGCATCACCAAGCTGGCAG GGGTCCACGCGCTGCTGCGGAAGCTGCAGTTCCTCTTCGAGCTGCCCTCACGTCTCACCAAGTGCGTGGAGCTGGGCGCCTACGGGCAGGCCGTGCGATACCAGGGCCGCGCGCGGGCTGTGCTGCAGCAGTACCAGCACCTGCCCTCCTTCCGCGCCATCCAGGACGACTGCCAGGTCATTACGGCTCGCCTGGCCCAGCAGCTACGGCAGCGCTTCAG GGAGGGTGGCTCTGGCGCCCCTGAGCAAGCTGAGTGCGTGGAGCTGCTGCTGGCCCTCGGCGAGCCTGCGGAGGAGCTGTGCGAAGAGTTCCTGGCGCATGCCCGAGGGcggctggaggaggagctgagaaGCCTGGAGGCTGAGCTGGGGCCCTCCCCTCCAGCTCCCGACGTGCTAGAGTTCACTGACCACGGCGGCAGCGGCTTCGTCGGTGGCCTCTGCCAAGTGGCAGCGGCCTACCAGGAGCTGTTTGCCGCCCAGGGCCCGGCTGGCGCCGAAAAGCTAGCAGCCTTTGCCCGGGAGCTGGGCAGCCGCTACTTCGCGCTGGTGGAgcggcggctggctcaggagcaGGGCAGCGGAGACAACTCCCTGCTGGTGCGGGCGCTGGACCGCTTCCACCGGCGCCTGCGCGCACCTGGGGCCCTGCTGGCTGCTGCCGGGCTGGCGGAGGCCGCCACCGAGATTGTGGAGCGCGTGGCCCGCGAGCGCCTGGGCCACCATCTGCAGGGCCTGCAGGCGGCCTTCCTGGGCAGCCTGACGGATGTGcggcaggcactggccgcccctCGAATTGCTGGGAAGGAAGGCCCCGGCCTGGCAGAGCTGTTAGCCAATGTGGCCAGTTCCATCCTGAGCCACATTAAGGCCTCGCTGGCTTCTGTGCACCTCTTCACTGCCAAGGAGGTGTCTTTCTCCAACAAGCCCTACTTCCGG GGCGAGTTCTGCAGCCAGGGTGTCCGTGAGAGCCTCATCGTGGGCTTCATCCGCTCCATGTGCCAGACGGCTCAGAGCTTCTGCGACAGCCCCGGGGAGAAGGGGGGTGCCACGCCACCTGCCCTGCTCCTGCTGCTCTCCCGCCTCTGCCTGGACTACGAGACGGCCACCATCTCCTACATCCTCACCCTCACCGATGAACAGTTTCTGGTGCAG GACCAGTCTCCAGTGACGCCCGTGAGCACACTGTGTGCGGAGGCCAGGGAGACGGCACGACGACTGCTGACCCACTACGTGAAGGTGCAGGGCCTAGTCATATCGCAGATGCTGCGCAAGAGTGTGGAGACACGGGACTGGCTCAGTACCCTGGAGCCTCGGAACGTGCGTGCTGTCATGAAGCGGGTGGTGGAGGACACGACAGCCATCGATGTGCAG GTGGGGCTCCTGTATGAGGAGGGCGTTCGGAAGGCCCAGAGCAGCGACTCCAGCAAGAGGACCTTCTCGGTTTACAGCAGCTCCCGGCAGCAGGGCCGCTACGCACCCAGCTATACACCCAG TGCCCCAATGGACACCAACCTCTTGAGCAACATTCAGAAACTGTTCTCTGAGCGTATTGATGTGTTCAGCCCTGTGGAGTTCAATAAG GTGTCGGTGCTGACCGGCATCATCAAGATCAGCCTGAAGACACTGCTGGAGTGCGTGCGGCTGCGCACCTTTGGGCGCTTCGGGCTGCAGCAGGTGCAGGTGGACTGCCACTTCCTGCAGCTCTACCTGTGGCGCTTCGTGGCTGATGAGGAGCTTGTTCACCTGCTGCTGGACGAAGTGGTGGCTTCAGCTGCCCTGCGCTGCCCGGACCCAGTGCCCATGGAACCCAGTGTCGTTGAGGTCATCTGTGAGCGCGGCTAG
- the MRPL49 gene encoding large ribosomal subunit protein mL49 isoform X1 codes for MAAATFRFVLRGWRTGVPPGCGLRRLTQGTPDYPRFLESVDEYRFVERLLPPTSIPKPPKHEHYPTPCGWQPPRDPPPNLPYFVRRSRMHNIPVYRDITHGNRQMTVIRKVEGDIWALQKDVEDFLSPLLGKTPITQVNEVTGTLRIKGYFDHQLKAWLLEKGF; via the exons ATGGCGGCGGCTACGTTTCGGTTTGTGCTGCGGGGCTGGAGAACCGGTGTCCCGCCGGGCTGCGGATTACGGCGACTG ACCCAGGGGACTCCTGATTACCCCCGCTTCCTGGAGTCTGTGGATGAATACCGTTTTGTGGAGCGCCTGTTACCCCCCACCAGCATCCCAAAGCCCCCAAAGCATGAACATTATCCCACTCCTTGTGGTTGGCAGCCCCCTAGAG ACCCCCCACCCAACCTGCCCTACTTCGTGCGGCGCTCTCGGATGCACAACATCCCAGTCTACAGGGACATCACGCATGGAAACCGTCAGATGACTGTGATCCGGAAGGTGGAGGGGGACATTTGG GCCCTGCAGAAGGATGTGGAAGATTTTCTGAGCCCACTGCTGGGGAAGACACCTATCACCCAGGTCAATGAGGTGACCGGTACCCTTCGGATCAAGGGCTACTTTGATCATCAGCTCAAAGCCTggctcctggagaagggcttcTGA
- the TMEM262 gene encoding cation channel sperm-associated auxiliary subunit TMEM262 isoform X1, translated as MMRWRDRVAVLFFPQGMILTMAALMLFFIHLAVFASDVHNFWVTYRYDRMSFRYTVVLMFSQVISICWAAMGSLYAEMTYDKFLRCFSLTILMLNGAMFFNRLSLEFLAIQYREESH; from the exons ATGATGCGCTGGCGGGACCGTGTGGCTGTGCTCTTCTTCCCACAAGGCATGATTCTCACCATGGCCGCGCTGATGCTCTTCTTCATACACCTGGCTGTCTTTGCCAGCGACGTGCACAACTTCTGGGTCACCTACCGCTACGACCGCATGAGCTTCCGCTACACCGTCGTCCTGATG TTCTCCCAGGTGATCAGCATCTGCTGGGCCGCCATGGGGTCACTCTACGCGGAGATGACATATGACAAGTTTCTTCGCTGCTTTTCCCTGACCATCCTGA TGCTCAACGGGGCCATGTTCTTCAACCGCCTGTCCCTGGAGTTTCTCGCCATCCAGTACCGGGAAGAGAGCCACTGA
- the MRPL49 gene encoding large ribosomal subunit protein mL49 (The RefSeq protein has 2 substitutions compared to this genomic sequence), with amino-acid sequence MAAATFWFVLRGWRTGVPPGCGLRRLSQTQGTPDYPRFLESVDEYRFVERLLPPTSIPKPPKHEHYPTPCGWQPPRDPPPNLPYFVRRSRMHNIPVYRDITHGNRQMTVIRKVEGDIWALQKDVEDFLSPLLGKTPITQVNEVTGTLRIKGYFDQQLKAWLLEKGF; translated from the exons ATGGCGGCGGCTACGTTTCGGTTTGTGCTGCGGGGCTGGAGAACCGGTGTCCCGCCGGGCTGCGGATTACGGCGACTG AGCCAGACCCAGGGGACTCCTGATTACCCCCGCTTCCTGGAGTCTGTGGATGAATACCGTTTTGTGGAGCGCCTGTTACCCCCCACCAGCATCCCAAAGCCCCCAAAGCATGAACATTATCCCACTCCTTGTGGTTGGCAGCCCCCTAGAG ACCCCCCACCCAACCTGCCCTACTTCGTGCGGCGCTCTCGGATGCACAACATCCCAGTCTACAGGGACATCACGCATGGAAACCGTCAGATGACTGTGATCCGGAAGGTGGAGGGGGACATTTGG GCCCTGCAGAAGGATGTGGAAGATTTTCTGAGCCCACTGCTGGGGAAGACACCTATCACCCAGGTCAATGAGGTGACCGGTACCCTTCGGATCAAGGGCTACTTTGATCATCAGCTCAAAGCCTggctcctggagaagggcttcTGA
- the FAU gene encoding 40S ribosomal protein S30, producing the protein MQLFVRAQELHTLEVTGQETVAQIKAHVASLEGIAPEDQVLLLAGTPLEDEATLGQCGVEALSTLEVAGRMLGGKVHGSLARAGKVRGQTPKVAKQEKKKKKTGRAKRRMQYNRRFVNVVPTFGKKKGPNANS; encoded by the exons ATGCAGCTTTTTGTCCGCGCCCAGGAGCTACACACTCTCGAGGTGACCGGCCAGGAGACGGTCGCCCAAATCAAG GCTCATGTAGCTTCGTTGGAGGGCATCGCTCCAGAAGATCAAGTCCTGCTCCTGGCTGGCACGCCCCTAGAGGATGAGGCTACTCTGGGCCAGTGTGGGGTGGAGGCTCTGAGCACTCTGGAAGTAGCCGGCCGCATGCTTGGAG GTAAAGTCCATGGTTCCCTGGCCCGTGCTGGGAAAGTGAGAGGTCAGACTCCCAAG GTGGCCAagcaagagaagaagaagaagaagacggGCAGGGCCAAGAGGCGTATGCAGTACAACCGGCGCTTTGTCAATGTTGTGCCCACCTTTGGCAAGAAGAAGGGCCCTAATGCTAACTCCTAA
- the ZNHIT2 gene encoding zinc finger HIT domain-containing protein 2, with the protein MEPAGPCGFCPTGEAQPARYTCPRCNVPYCSLRCYRAHGSCAEEFYRDQVLGELRGRSASPSRLATALRRLRQQRETEDEPGDAGLRPGPAPGGLSGLWERLAPAEKVAFERLLSRGEAGRLLPPWRPWWWGRGAGPRLLEELGDAPSGDAEELEPSPARMPPEPVRDEPAAVEQVLGDLPGACPPAVPTRIPALASLSRGRTSPLVRFQLPNVLFAYAHTLALYHGGDEALLSDFCATLLGVSGALGAQQVFASAEEALQAAAHVLEAGEHPPGPLGTRGAMREAARILLGEGPANQKSYTLAALGDLAQTLGRARKQAVAPEERDRLYRARKKCQFLLSWTNENEDALTPLALDCATAHRAHTVAAEDVAALTGELEQLWGGPLPPARRTLIEELPG; encoded by the coding sequence ATGGAGCCGGCCGGGCCGTGTGGTTTCTGCCCCACTGGGGAGGCCCAGCCGGCTCGCTACACCTGCCCTCGCTGTAACGTGCCCTACTGCTCGCTGCGCTGCTACCGGGCGCATGGCAGCTGCGCCGAAGAATTCTACCGTGACCAGGTGCTGGGAGAACTTCGCGGTCGTAGCGCCTCGCCCAGCCGCCTGGCCACCGCCCTGCGCCGGCTGCGTCAGCAACGTGAGACCGAGGATGAGCCCGGGGACGCAGGCCTCAGGCCTGGCCCGGCTCCCGGCGGACTCTCAGGACTCTGGGAGCGGCTGGCCCCGGCCGAGAAGGTGGCCTTTGAGCGGCTGCTGAGCCGAGGCGAGGCCGGGCGGCTGCTGCCTCCGTGGCGGCCATGGTGGTGGGGTCGCGGGGCCGGGCCGCGGCTTCTGGAGGAGCTGGGTGATGCCCCAAGCGGTGATGCCGAGGAACTGGAGCCCTCCCCGGCGAGGATGCCGCCGGAACCCGTGAGGGATGAGCCCGCGGCCGTCGAGCAGGTTCTTGGAGACCTCCCCGGGGCCTGCCCTCCCGCCGTGCCCACCCGGATCCCCGCGCTGGCCAGCCTGAGCAGGGGCCGGACTTCGCCGCTCGTGCGCTTCCAGCTGCCCAACGTGCTGTTTGCCTACGCACACACTCTGGCCTTGTATCACGGCGGCGACGAGGCGCTGCTCTCGGACTTCTGTGCCACACTGCTCGGCGTTTCCGGAGCCCTGGGCGCCCAGCAGGTCTTCGCCTCTGCCGAGGAAGCCCTGCAGGCCGCAGCCCATGTGCTGGAAGCAGGCGAGCATCCCCCCGGACCTCTGGGCACACGGGGTGCCATGCGCGAGGCCGCCCGCATCCTGCTGGGTGAGGGCCCGGCCAACCAGAAAAGCTACACGCTGGCAGCGCTGGGGGACCTGGCGCAGACCCTGGGCCGGGCCCGGAAACAAGCTGTGGCCCCCGAAGAACGAGATCGCCTCTACCGAGCCCGAAAGAAATGCCAGTTCCTTCTGTCTTGGACCAACGAAAATGAGGACGCCCTCACACCCCTGGCTTTAGACTGTGCCACGGCCCACCGAGCTCACACTGTGGCGGCCGAGGACGTGGCAGCCCTCACGGGGGAGCTGGAGCAGCTTTGGGGAGGCCCCCTGCCACCTGCCCGGAGGACTCTCATTGAGGAGCTCCCCGGCTGA
- the TM7SF2 gene encoding delta(14)-sterol reductase TM7SF2 isoform X1, giving the protein MAPPQGSRAPLEFGGPLGAAALMLLLPVTMFHLLLVARSGPARLLGPPPYLPGLEELWSPWALLLCLTWLGLQAALYLLPARKVAEGQELKDKSRLRYPINGFQALVLTALLVGLGVSAGLPLSALPEMLLPLAFAATLTAFIFSLLLYLKALLAPASALAPGGNSGPHQPGVADTGSRTSGESLAGHVAGQWLPATEAVLTTMDIIHDGFGFMLAFGDLAWVPFTYSLQAQFLLYHPQPLGWPLASFICLINAVGYYIFRGANSQKNTFRKNPSDPRVADLETISTATGRRLLVSGWWGMVRHPNYLGDLIMALAWSLPCGVFHLLPYFYFLYFTALLVHREDRDERQCRQKYGLAWHEYCRRVPYRIVPYIY; this is encoded by the exons ATGGCCCCTCCTCAGGGCTCTCGGGCCCCGCTGGAATTCGGAGGACCCTTGG GCGCCGCGGCGCTGATGCTGCTGCTCCCGGTCACTATGTTCCACCTGCTACTGGTGGCCCGCTCGGGCCCGGCGCGCCTCCTGGGCCCACCCCCCTACCTGCCGGGACTGGAGGAGCTGTGGAGCCCGTGGGCGCTGTTGCTCTGTCTCACCTGGCTCGGCCTGCAGGCGGCGCTCTACCTCTTGCCGGCGCGTAAG GTGGCTGAGGGGCAGGAATTGAAGGACAAGAGTCGACTGCGCTACCCCATTAACG GCTTCCAGGCCCTGGTGCTGACAGCCCTCTTGGTGGGCCTGGGGGTGTCAGCCGGGCTGCCCCTGAGCGCGCTCCCGGAAATGCTCTTGCCCTTGGCGTTTGCGGCCACCCTCACCGCCTTCATCTTCAGCCTCCTTCTGTATCTGAAGGCTCTGCTAGCCCCTGCCTCGGCCCTGGCACCTGGAGGGAACTCAG GTCCTCATCAACCTGGCGTTGCTGATACAGGAAGCAGAACTTCGGGGGAGTCCCTCGCTGGCCATGTGGCTGGTCAATGGCTTCCAGCTACT GAGGCAGTCCTGACCACCATGGACATCATCCATGACGGGTTTGGCTTCATGCTGGCCTTTGGGGACCTCGCCTGGGTACCCTTCACCTACAGCCTGCAGGCCCAGTTCCTGCTGTATCACCCACAGCCTCTGGGGTGGCCCCTGGCCTCATTCATCTGCCTCATCAATG CTGTTGGTTACTACATCTTCCGTGGAGCCAATTCTCAGAAAAACACCTTCCGAAAGAATCCTTCTGATCCCAGAGTGGCTG ACCTTGAGACCATCTCTACAGCCACAGGGCGACGGCTGCTGGTGTCCGGGTGGTGGGGTATGGTCCGCCATCCCAACTACCTTGGAGACCTCATCATGGCTCTGGCCTGGTCCTTGCCGTGTG GGGTGTTCCACCTGCTGCCCTACTTCTACTTCCTCTACTTCACCGCGCTGCTGGTGCACCGTGAGGACCGGGATGAGAGGCAGTGTCGGCAGAAGTACGGCCTGGCCTGGCACGAGTACTGCCGGCGTGTGCCCTACCGAATCGTGCCCTACATCTACTGA
- the TM7SF2 gene encoding delta(14)-sterol reductase TM7SF2 encodes MAPPQGSRAPLEFGGPLGAAALMLLLPVTMFHLLLVARSGPARLLGPPPYLPGLEELWSPWALLLCLTWLGLQAALYLLPARKVAEGQELKDKSRLRYPINGFQALVLTALLVGLGVSAGLPLSALPEMLLPLAFAATLTAFIFSLLLYLKALLAPASALAPGGNSGNLIYDFFLGRELNPRICSFDFKYFCELRPGLIGWVLINLALLIQEAELRGSPSLAMWLVNGFQLLYVGDALWYEEAVLTTMDIIHDGFGFMLAFGDLAWVPFTYSLQAQFLLYHPQPLGWPLASFICLINAVGYYIFRGANSQKNTFRKNPSDPRVADLETISTATGRRLLVSGWWGMVRHPNYLGDLIMALAWSLPCGVFHLLPYFYFLYFTALLVHREDRDERQCRQKYGLAWHEYCRRVPYRIVPYIY; translated from the exons ATGGCCCCTCCTCAGGGCTCTCGGGCCCCGCTGGAATTCGGAGGACCCTTGG GCGCCGCGGCGCTGATGCTGCTGCTCCCGGTCACTATGTTCCACCTGCTACTGGTGGCCCGCTCGGGCCCGGCGCGCCTCCTGGGCCCACCCCCCTACCTGCCGGGACTGGAGGAGCTGTGGAGCCCGTGGGCGCTGTTGCTCTGTCTCACCTGGCTCGGCCTGCAGGCGGCGCTCTACCTCTTGCCGGCGCGTAAG GTGGCTGAGGGGCAGGAATTGAAGGACAAGAGTCGACTGCGCTACCCCATTAACG GCTTCCAGGCCCTGGTGCTGACAGCCCTCTTGGTGGGCCTGGGGGTGTCAGCCGGGCTGCCCCTGAGCGCGCTCCCGGAAATGCTCTTGCCCTTGGCGTTTGCGGCCACCCTCACCGCCTTCATCTTCAGCCTCCTTCTGTATCTGAAGGCTCTGCTAGCCCCTGCCTCGGCCCTGGCACCTGGAGGGAACTCAG gcaatctcATTTACGACTTTTTCCTGGGACGGGAGCTCAACCCGCGCATCTGTTCCTTTGACTTCAAATATTTCTGCGAACTGCGGCCTGGCCTCATCGGCTGG GTCCTCATCAACCTGGCGTTGCTGATACAGGAAGCAGAACTTCGGGGGAGTCCCTCGCTGGCCATGTGGCTGGTCAATGGCTTCCAGCTACTGTACGTGGGTGATGCCCTTTGGTACGAG GAGGCAGTCCTGACCACCATGGACATCATCCATGACGGGTTTGGCTTCATGCTGGCCTTTGGGGACCTCGCCTGGGTACCCTTCACCTACAGCCTGCAGGCCCAGTTCCTGCTGTATCACCCACAGCCTCTGGGGTGGCCCCTGGCCTCATTCATCTGCCTCATCAATG CTGTTGGTTACTACATCTTCCGTGGAGCCAATTCTCAGAAAAACACCTTCCGAAAGAATCCTTCTGATCCCAGAGTGGCTG ACCTTGAGACCATCTCTACAGCCACAGGGCGACGGCTGCTGGTGTCCGGGTGGTGGGGTATGGTCCGCCATCCCAACTACCTTGGAGACCTCATCATGGCTCTGGCCTGGTCCTTGCCGTGTG GGGTGTTCCACCTGCTGCCCTACTTCTACTTCCTCTACTTCACCGCGCTGCTGGTGCACCGTGAGGACCGGGATGAGAGGCAGTGTCGGCAGAAGTACGGCCTGGCCTGGCACGAGTACTGCCGGCGTGTGCCCTACCGAATCGTGCCCTACATCTACTGA